One region of Peribacillus simplex genomic DNA includes:
- the hisH gene encoding imidazole glycerol phosphate synthase subunit HisH translates to MIGIVDYGMGNLFSVSKGLERLGADSFISDDPEELSKSKGIILPGVGSFRDAMGLLEKQRLDEFLKEYVAGGGYLLGICLGMQLLFDESEENGPAKGLSLIPGKVVRFKGVDANDQVYKVPHMGWNRLEFKHASPVNEGLEEEHVYFVHSYYADTDESFVTASATYDVEVPAIVGKGNVFGMQFHPEKSGKMGMSLLRNYLSLVEGKEEA, encoded by the coding sequence ATGATCGGGATCGTCGATTACGGCATGGGGAATTTATTTTCTGTAAGTAAAGGGCTGGAGCGTCTTGGTGCCGATTCATTCATTTCCGATGACCCTGAAGAACTTTCAAAGTCGAAAGGGATCATTCTCCCCGGCGTTGGCTCTTTCAGGGATGCCATGGGTCTTTTGGAAAAACAAAGGCTAGATGAATTCCTGAAGGAATATGTAGCAGGTGGAGGGTACCTATTAGGCATCTGCCTTGGTATGCAGCTTCTCTTTGATGAAAGTGAGGAAAATGGACCGGCAAAAGGATTATCGCTCATCCCGGGTAAAGTGGTTCGTTTTAAGGGAGTGGATGCGAATGACCAGGTTTATAAAGTGCCGCACATGGGCTGGAATCGTCTTGAATTTAAACACGCATCACCAGTGAATGAGGGGCTGGAAGAGGAACATGTTTATTTCGTCCATTCTTATTACGCCGATACGGATGAATCATTCGTTACCGCTTCGGCGACGTATGATGTGGAAGTGCCGGCGATCGTCGGTAAAGGGAATGTATTCGGAATGCAGTTTCATCCGGAAAAAAGCGGGAAGATGGGCATGTCACTCTTGAGAAATTATCTGTCATTAGTAGAAGGGAAGGAAGAAGCATGA
- the hisB gene encoding imidazoleglycerol-phosphate dehydratase HisB — translation MERFASVERKTNETEISLKFGVDGEGNSSIKTGVPFMTHMLDLFTKHGKFDLTVDANGDTDVDDHHTTEDIGICLGQTLVEALGDKRGIKRYGNAFVPMDEALAQVVIDLSNRPHLEFRAEFPTQKVGTFDTELVHEFLWKLALEARMNLHVIVHYGHNTHHMIEAIFKALGRALDEATTIDPRVKGIPSTKGML, via the coding sequence ATGGAACGTTTTGCTAGTGTGGAGCGAAAGACGAATGAAACGGAAATCAGTTTGAAGTTTGGTGTGGATGGTGAAGGTAATTCCTCCATTAAGACGGGCGTTCCGTTTATGACGCATATGCTGGATTTGTTCACGAAACATGGGAAGTTTGATTTGACTGTAGATGCAAACGGAGATACAGACGTGGATGATCACCATACAACTGAAGATATTGGCATTTGCTTGGGTCAAACGTTAGTGGAGGCCCTTGGAGACAAGCGCGGGATAAAACGTTACGGAAATGCTTTCGTACCTATGGATGAAGCACTCGCTCAGGTTGTCATCGATTTAAGTAATCGTCCGCATCTAGAGTTCCGGGCTGAGTTTCCTACACAAAAGGTTGGTACTTTCGATACTGAACTGGTGCACGAGTTTCTTTGGAAACTTGCTCTTGAAGCCAGGATGAACCTGCATGTAATCGTTCATTACGGTCACAACACACATCATATGATCGAAGCAATATTCAAAGCGCTAGGACGGGCATTGGATGAAGCTACGACCATCGATCCACGGGTCAAAGGCATCCCTTCAACGAAAGGAATGTTGTAA
- the hisD gene encoding histidinol dehydrogenase has product MKIERFAEGISLKRSVDAGTADQRKAVQDIIYHVRKSGNAALNSYTERFDGVSLGELLVSEQEMEEAAAAMTPEQLDIIQEAAKNIQLFHEKQIRNSWFMTDDTGTMLGQKLTPLDAVGVYVPGGTAAYPSSVLMNTMPAKAAGVERIVMVSPPGKDGKLSPSVLAAAKIAGVTEIYKVGGAQAIAALAYGTETIKKVDKIVGPGNIYVALAKREVFGDVAIDMIAGPSEIAVLADESAIAAEVAADLLSQAEHDTRACSVLVTTSTSLAEEVAAEVTKQVALLPRHDIAAAAIREYGRIVVCGNMAEAIDAINELAPEHLEIVTNDALEVMAKIRHAGAIFIGRFSSEPVGDYFAGPNHVLPTNGTARFSSPLNVDDFQKKSSIIMYSETAFRKNAEKIAAFARMEGLEAHARAIESRGVKKSGK; this is encoded by the coding sequence ATGAAAATAGAACGGTTTGCGGAAGGGATTTCACTGAAACGTTCAGTTGATGCAGGTACTGCCGATCAAAGAAAAGCGGTTCAGGATATTATTTATCATGTCAGGAAGAGTGGAAACGCCGCTTTAAATAGCTATACCGAACGTTTCGATGGTGTCAGTCTAGGGGAATTACTTGTATCGGAACAGGAAATGGAAGAGGCGGCAGCGGCCATGACTCCGGAGCAGCTAGATATTATTCAAGAAGCGGCAAAAAATATTCAATTGTTTCACGAGAAACAAATTCGAAATTCATGGTTTATGACTGATGATACGGGAACGATGCTAGGACAAAAATTAACACCTCTTGATGCTGTGGGTGTTTATGTACCTGGAGGCACAGCGGCGTATCCTTCGTCTGTACTGATGAATACGATGCCAGCTAAGGCAGCGGGAGTGGAACGGATCGTTATGGTATCTCCTCCGGGGAAAGATGGGAAATTATCGCCGTCGGTTTTGGCAGCTGCCAAAATTGCCGGAGTTACGGAAATCTATAAAGTTGGCGGGGCTCAGGCAATAGCTGCTCTCGCTTATGGAACGGAAACAATAAAAAAAGTGGATAAAATAGTGGGTCCGGGAAATATTTATGTGGCGCTAGCGAAGCGGGAAGTATTCGGAGATGTCGCCATTGATATGATTGCAGGACCAAGTGAAATAGCGGTATTGGCGGACGAATCCGCCATCGCCGCAGAAGTTGCGGCTGACTTGCTATCACAGGCAGAGCACGATACCCGTGCTTGCAGTGTTTTGGTGACGACGTCCACGTCACTTGCAGAAGAAGTGGCCGCAGAAGTGACCAAGCAGGTGGCGTTGCTGCCGCGCCATGATATTGCTGCAGCAGCCATAAGGGAATATGGCAGAATTGTAGTATGCGGGAATATGGCAGAAGCTATTGATGCCATCAATGAACTTGCACCGGAACATTTGGAAATTGTGACCAATGATGCACTTGAAGTTATGGCTAAAATCCGGCATGCCGGGGCAATCTTCATTGGCCGCTTTAGTTCGGAGCCTGTAGGTGATTACTTTGCAGGTCCCAATCATGTGTTGCCTACTAATGGAACCGCCCGTTTTTCCAGCCCGCTGAATGTGGATGATTTCCAAAAGAAATCGAGCATCATCATGTATAGTGAAACGGCCTTCCGCAAAAATGCAGAAAAAATTGCTGCATTTGCCCGCATGGAAGGACTTGAGGCTCACGCCCGTGCCATCGAATCACGGGGTGTAAAAAAATCCGGGAAATAG
- the hisG gene encoding ATP phosphoribosyltransferase, translating into MKSSFLTIAMPKGRIFEEAAELLRRAGFRLPPEFDDSRKLILEVEEENLRFILAKPMDVVTYVEHGVADIGIAGKDVMLEEERDVYELLDLKISACYLAVAGLPGTKISDIAPKIASKYPNVASSYFREQGEQVEIIKLNGSIELAPLIGLAERIVDIVSTGRTLKENGLVEYAKIADVTSRLVANPVSYRIKEARITEIVDRLAGIIE; encoded by the coding sequence ATGAAAAGTAGCTTTTTAACGATTGCGATGCCAAAAGGGAGAATATTTGAAGAAGCGGCAGAGCTATTAAGAAGGGCCGGTTTTCGTCTCCCTCCTGAGTTTGATGATTCCCGGAAATTGATCCTTGAAGTGGAAGAGGAGAATCTGCGTTTCATTTTAGCTAAACCGATGGATGTCGTAACCTATGTGGAACACGGCGTTGCTGACATTGGAATTGCAGGGAAGGATGTCATGTTGGAGGAAGAACGTGATGTATATGAGTTACTTGATTTGAAAATCAGTGCCTGCTACTTAGCCGTGGCTGGTCTGCCTGGTACGAAAATAAGTGACATCGCCCCCAAAATAGCCAGTAAATATCCGAATGTTGCCTCCAGCTACTTTCGCGAGCAGGGAGAGCAAGTTGAGATCATTAAGTTGAATGGGTCTATTGAGTTAGCACCGTTAATTGGTTTAGCTGAACGAATCGTGGATATCGTTTCAACGGGACGGACATTGAAGGAAAATGGTCTCGTAGAATATGCAAAAATTGCCGATGTGACTTCTAGGCTGGTGGCAAACCCTGTCAGCTATCGAATTAAAGAAGCAAGGATTACTGAAATTGTGGATCGGCTAGCAGGAATTATTGAATAG